One Ricinus communis isolate WT05 ecotype wild-type chromosome 2, ASM1957865v1, whole genome shotgun sequence DNA segment encodes these proteins:
- the LOC8280337 gene encoding putative pectate lyase 2, whose protein sequence is MTNNIGKSVTPYKVTDPSDDPLNPKPGTLRYGATMIDGKVWITFKRNMNINLRKPLLISSFTTLDGRGVDVHISGNACLLVYKATDVIIHGLRIHHCKAVGPSSVRGPNGQIVPLGQMDGDAIRLVSASKVWIDHNTLYACQDGLLDVTRGSTDVTISNNWFKDQDKVMLLGHDDGYIRDKNMKVTVVFNHFGPNCNQRMPRVRHGYAHVTNNLYQGWQQYAIGGSMNPSIKSEANYFIAPKGGKKEITWRNGLNDKSKPWNFYSVRDFFKNGASFIQSSLGKAKPNYNNQQKFHVADARSVKSITSSSGALKCQRTIRC, encoded by the exons ATGACTAACAATATTGGGAAAAGTGTTACTCCTTATAAAGTTACTGATCCTAGCGACGACCCGTTGAACCCTAAACCTGGAACTTTAAGATATGGAGCAACTATGATTGATGGGAAAGTGTGGataacttttaaaagaaacatgAATATCAATCTTCGTAAACCTCTTCTTATTAGTAGTTTTACAACCCTTGATGGTCGTGGTGTTGATGTTCACATTTCTGGCAACGCTTGTTTGCTAGTGTATAAG GCAACAGATGTAATCATCCATGGTTTAAGGATTCACCATTGCAAGGCCGTAGGACCTAGCTCAGTGAGAGGACCAAATGGACAAATTGTGCCACTGGGTCAGATGGATGGAGATGCAATCAGGCTAGTCAGTGCATCAAAAGTCTGGATAGACCACAATACACTATATGCATGCCAGGATGGTCTCCTAGATGTCACTCGTGGATCTACTGATGTTACCATCTCTAACAACTGGTTTAAAGACCAAGATAAAGTTATGCTTCTTGGACATGATGATGGGTACATAAGGGATAAGAACATGAAGGTGACTGTTGTTTTCAACCATTTTGGTCCCAACTGTAACCAGAGAATGCCAAg aGTTCGCCATGGATATGCACATGTAACCAACAACCTCTACCAAGGATGGCAACAATATGCAATTGGGGGAAGTATGAACCCTAGCATTAAGAGTGAAGCTAACTACTTCATCGCACCAAAAGGAGGAAAGAAAGAG ATAACATGGAGAAATGGACTCAATGACAAAAGCAAGCCATGGAATTTCTATTCTGTACgggatttttttaaaaatgggGCTTCATTCATTCAAAGCAGTCTAGGCAAGGCAAAGCCTAACTACaacaatcaacaaaaatttCATGTAGCAGATGCCAGGTCTGTCAAATCAATAACAAGTTCATCTGGTGCTTTAAAGTGTCAAAGAACAATTAGATGCTGA